In Anas acuta chromosome 5, bAnaAcu1.1, whole genome shotgun sequence, a single window of DNA contains:
- the LOC137857278 gene encoding mas-related G-protein coupled receptor member H-like, with product MEPNHTVLSPPPPTPTVEGEEVCEIDVPDVAVDGATLLICLCGLVGNGAVLWLLGCRIRRNPITVYVLNLAVADFTFLLLMLTSSLLYILDSLSCNTFPFFAYLKSFLLPLLLTHNMGMYLLTAISIERCVSVICSSSPCGHRPQHLSAVVCALLWALSIAVIAAVAVLCLSHQHDQCHLALISMYALNFTVFAPSMVISSILLFIKVQCSSQQHQPRRLYIVIFLTVLFFLLFTLPLSIWNFLQHISYSIGHSQVVFLLACINSSINPFVYFLVGSCRRRCSLVSLQVAFRRVFEELADDTVCSDNATMDTLSPVC from the coding sequence ATGGAGCCCAACCACACGGTCCTGTCTCCTCCGCCACCCACGCCGACGGTCGAGGGAGAAGAGGTGTGCGAGATAGACGTCCCCGACGTGGCCGTGGACGGCGCCACGCTGCTCATCTGCCTCTGCGGGCTGGTGGGCAACGGGGCCGTCCTCTGGCTCCTCGGCTGCCGCATCCGCAGGAACCCCATCACCGTCTACGTGCTCAACCTGGCTGTCGCTGActtcaccttcctcctcctcatgctcACCTCCTCGCTCCTCTACATCCTGGACAGCCTCTCCTGCAACACCTTCCCTTTCTTCGCGTACCTCAAGTCgttcctcctgcccctgctgctcacCCACAACATGGGCATGTACCTGCTGACAGCCATCAGCATCGAGAGGTGCGTGTCCGtcatctgctccagcagcccctgcgGCCACCGCCCCCAGCACCTGTCAGCTGTGGTGTGTGCCCTGCTCTGGGCCCTCTCCATCGCTGTAATTGCTGCAGTAGCTGTCCTGTGCCTGTCACACCAGCACGACCAATGCCATCTGGCCCTCATCTCCATGTACGCCCTCAACTTCACCGTCTTTGCACCATCCATGGTCATCTCTAGCATACTTCTCTTCATTAAGGTCcagtgcagctcccagcagcaccagcccaggAGGCTCTACATCGTTATCTTCCTCACcgtcctcttcttcctcctcttcactcTTCCCCTCAGCATCTGGAATTTCCTGCAGCATATCAGTTACAGCATCGGGCACTCCCAGGTTGTTTTCCTGCTTGCCTGCATCAACAGCAGCATCAACCCCTTCGTCTACTTCCTGGTGGGGAGCTGCCGAAGGCGCTGCTCCTTGGTGTCCCTCCAGGTGGCCTTCCGGAGGGTCTTCGAGGAGCTGGCCGATGACACGGTGTGCAGTGACAATGCCACGATGGACACGCTGAGCCCAGTTTGTTGA